One stretch of Bacteroidota bacterium DNA includes these proteins:
- a CDS encoding HlyD family efflux transporter periplasmic adaptor subunit, which yields MNSDKSQNTKRIELRSEEIEEILGRPPRRLLRIGITLIFIVIVAILTSSWFFKYPDFITASVEVTSENPPAFLAARVNGKIEKLLVTDEQPVSSGDVLIIIENPANYQDVFQLKQSLGKFRDFLNGFHTAVIDTSMFHKDYILGGIQTYYGVLVTKYEEYMHFLRLDYYTKKIQSLRQELSMHNMYYERQYRQKVILEEDFALMEKEYNRYLRLYDSAAVSVSVLEKVRSDYLGKQLAFEEARTNLANIKINISRLEQNILDQQLQQEQKRSELQLAVKEAYETLTGEIDVWEKDYILKSPIEGIVTFNKYWNENQNVEEGEEVMAVVPAQESRIIGKLELNTRGAGKVRSGQTVNIRFNNYPYMEFGMVKGRIDNMSMVPSDKDFYLVEVSFPEGLITNYGIRLDFSQKMLGQAEIVTDDIPLLVRIIQPLKSLLKNRSFRQIPEKSPDKTVTPHD from the coding sequence ATGAACTCTGATAAATCACAAAATACGAAACGCATAGAGTTGCGCAGCGAGGAGATCGAAGAGATCCTCGGGAGACCGCCACGGAGACTCCTGCGTATAGGTATTACACTGATATTCATCGTGATCGTAGCTATCCTCACAAGCAGCTGGTTTTTTAAATATCCTGATTTTATCACCGCCTCTGTCGAGGTGACTTCTGAAAATCCCCCTGCCTTTCTGGCTGCCCGCGTAAATGGAAAGATCGAAAAACTCCTTGTAACCGATGAACAACCTGTCAGTAGTGGCGATGTCCTGATCATTATTGAAAATCCTGCCAATTATCAGGATGTTTTTCAACTGAAACAGAGCCTGGGAAAATTCAGGGACTTCCTGAACGGTTTTCATACAGCGGTCATTGATACCAGCATGTTCCACAAGGATTATATACTCGGTGGAATTCAAACCTATTACGGTGTACTGGTCACTAAATATGAAGAGTACATGCATTTTCTCAGGTTGGATTATTACACTAAGAAAATCCAGTCACTCAGGCAGGAGCTGAGCATGCACAATATGTATTACGAACGGCAGTACCGTCAGAAGGTCATCCTGGAAGAGGACTTTGCTCTTATGGAGAAGGAATACAACAGATATCTTAGGTTATACGACAGCGCTGCCGTATCTGTATCCGTTCTGGAAAAAGTCAGAAGTGATTACCTTGGGAAACAGCTGGCATTTGAAGAAGCCAGAACCAACCTGGCCAACATAAAAATAAACATATCCAGGCTGGAGCAAAATATTCTGGATCAGCAGTTACAGCAAGAGCAGAAACGGTCGGAATTACAGCTGGCCGTTAAGGAAGCTTATGAAACACTCACAGGGGAGATTGATGTGTGGGAAAAGGATTATATTTTGAAATCTCCAATTGAGGGAATAGTCACTTTCAATAAATACTGGAATGAAAATCAAAATGTTGAAGAGGGTGAAGAGGTGATGGCCGTGGTACCAGCACAGGAAAGCCGTATCATCGGGAAGCTGGAGCTGAACACACGGGGAGCCGGCAAGGTGAGATCAGGACAGACTGTCAACATCCGGTTCAATAATTACCCATATATGGAATTCGGAATGGTCAAAGGCCGCATTGATAATATGTCGATGGTCCCATCGGATAAGGACTTCTATCTTGTTGAGGTGTCTTTTCCTGAGGGATTGATCACAAATTACGGGATCAGACTCGACTTCAGCCAGAAAATGCTTGGACAGGCCGAAATTGTCACCGATGATATCCCGTTGCTGGTGCGCATCATTCAGCCTCTCAAGTCATTGCTGAAGAACCGTTCCTTCAGGCAAATACCTGAAAAATCCCCGGACAAGACGGTCACCCCCCATGATTAA